A single window of Candidatus Hydrogenedentota bacterium DNA harbors:
- the cbiM gene encoding cobalt transporter CbiM → MHLAEGVITSPLVWGGGYVVAGAGVAIGLRKLDETQAMRAAVMASSFFVASLVHIPLFGVPVHLSLTGLLGIVLGWAAFPAVFVALILQTVLFGFGGITTLGINTCIMALPAVVAWYVFRLLRLDHRRRRLPAASGILGTLAVTLASLMLALVLATAGEALIPVAWSVLVAQLPVIVIEGLVTASVVAFLQKVSPELLAGAALRGATEAGDVGP, encoded by the coding sequence ATGCACTTAGCCGAAGGAGTCATAACGTCGCCCCTCGTTTGGGGCGGTGGCTATGTGGTGGCTGGCGCCGGGGTCGCCATCGGATTGCGCAAGCTGGACGAGACGCAGGCCATGCGCGCCGCCGTTATGGCCTCCAGCTTTTTTGTCGCCTCCCTCGTCCACATTCCCCTCTTCGGCGTACCGGTCCATCTCTCACTCACCGGACTGCTCGGGATTGTCCTCGGCTGGGCCGCGTTTCCGGCCGTCTTTGTCGCCCTCATCCTGCAGACCGTCCTCTTTGGCTTTGGCGGCATCACGACCCTCGGCATCAACACCTGCATCATGGCCCTGCCCGCCGTCGTTGCCTGGTACGTTTTCCGACTCCTGCGATTGGATCACCGCAGGCGTCGCTTGCCGGCCGCAAGCGGTATTCTGGGCACCCTCGCCGTTACCCTGGCCTCGCTCATGCTCGCCCTCGTACTCGCCACCGCCGGTGAAGCACTGATTCCCGTCGCGTGGTCGGTCCTCGTGGCCCAACTGCCGGTCATCGTCATTGAAGGACTCGTCACCGCTTCCGTCGTGGCTTTCCTGCAAAAAGTCAGCCCGGAGCTTCTGGCGGGCGCCGCCCTGCGCGGGGCGACGGAAGCAGGAGACGTCGGCCCGTGA
- a CDS encoding carboxypeptidase regulatory-like domain-containing protein translates to MMIPKPVCTRIAPRLLTAALLLALAPLVRAHGINLFATVEGATIQGTLRYADGSPATSAPVTAFAPDGSKIAEAMTDETGRFSFQARVRCRYRLVGDAGQGHRGLFTIQEKELPESLPAPGEEAPSASAPAVAAPPAPNAALQTLPADFDERVGAAVARQVNPLREQIDGYENQIRIRDVMGGIGYLFGLFAIIVLVKHRNTRRAD, encoded by the coding sequence GTGATGATTCCTAAGCCAGTCTGCACCCGCATCGCCCCGCGTCTCCTGACCGCCGCGCTGCTCCTCGCGCTCGCGCCACTGGTCCGCGCCCACGGCATCAATCTGTTTGCCACGGTCGAGGGCGCCACGATTCAGGGGACCCTGCGCTACGCCGACGGCTCCCCCGCGACAAGCGCGCCCGTGACGGCCTTCGCACCCGACGGATCGAAGATCGCCGAAGCAATGACCGACGAGACGGGCCGTTTCTCATTTCAAGCCCGTGTCCGCTGTCGCTACCGCCTCGTGGGCGACGCGGGCCAGGGCCACCGTGGCCTGTTCACAATCCAGGAAAAGGAACTGCCCGAGTCGCTTCCCGCGCCCGGCGAAGAGGCGCCTTCCGCTTCCGCACCCGCAGTGGCTGCGCCACCGGCGCCGAATGCCGCGCTTCAGACCCTGCCCGCCGATTTCGATGAACGGGTCGGGGCCGCCGTCGCGCGCCAGGTCAATCCGCTGCGCGAACAAATCGACGGCTACGAAAACCAGATCCGCATTCGCGACGTTATGGGCGGTATAGGCTATCTATTCGGCCTCTTCGCCATCATCGTTCTCGTGAAGCACCGCAACACCCGCCGGGCGGACTGA